The Streptomyces sp. HUAS CB01 genome has a segment encoding these proteins:
- a CDS encoding N-acetylmuramoyl-L-alanine amidase — protein MAPPMSADSFLDALRDEGLTVVQVGDWRTHNRNHKGPWGPVHGVMIHHTATRGTADTVRICRDGYEGLPGPLCHGVIAKDGKVHLVGYGRANHAGLGDDDVLRAVIAERALPPDDEANTDGNRHFYGFECENLGDGRDPWPEVQLEAIEKAAAAVCRRHGWNARSVIGHLEWQPGKIDPRGFTMHAMRARITERLA, from the coding sequence CTGACGGTCGTCCAGGTCGGCGACTGGCGCACCCACAACCGCAACCACAAAGGCCCCTGGGGCCCCGTGCACGGGGTGATGATCCATCACACCGCCACCAGGGGCACCGCGGACACCGTACGCATCTGCCGCGACGGCTACGAGGGCCTGCCCGGCCCGCTGTGCCACGGCGTCATCGCGAAGGACGGCAAGGTCCATCTGGTCGGCTACGGCAGAGCCAACCACGCCGGGCTCGGCGACGACGACGTCCTGCGCGCCGTCATCGCCGAGCGGGCACTGCCTCCCGACGACGAGGCGAACACCGACGGGAACCGGCACTTCTACGGATTCGAGTGCGAGAACCTCGGCGACGGCAGGGATCCGTGGCCGGAGGTCCAGCTGGAGGCCATCGAGAAGGCGGCCGCCGCCGTCTGCCGACGCCACGGCTGGAACGCCCGGTCGGTCATCGGGCACCTGGAGTGGCAGCCGGGGAAGATCGACCCTCGGGGCTTCACCATGCACGCCATGCGTGCCCGGATCACCGAACGGCTCGCGTGA